ATGACAGAGAATTTTGCAGAGTTCAAGCCTCTACAATAACATCAATAGGTCAAAAAACCACATGTACACCACGCCTAGTTAAAAATACCCACTCTATACAAAACAGTAAAGCAACTGATCTAACTCGATTCTGAGTTACTTGCCTGAATCTGTTTCTGCTTCCGTCCAAGCCATCAGAATGCTCTTCTGCCCAAACCCAATTTTTGATAAAGTCCAAGCCTCAATTCTCTCTTTCTCTCCTGTCGATTTCCTTCACCACTCCCTACTCTCAAATGAATTCTGCTCCTCCTCGCGGAAGAAACATCGATTCCCTATCGATCTCATTGAAACAGTTCCTTCAATGCCTGTTTCTCATGGGTTTATTGATCTGCTGCGCGCTTCCTGTTGGTTGCCAGAAAAGTCTGCTCCAAAACGTACAGCAGGCACAGATGCCAATCCCATTCAAAGAGAAAAAGACTCCGGCAGTCTCCGAGGAACTGAAAGGACTCCAAATCTATTTATCCAAGGATTTGTGGAGCCGCAACGACCACTGGTCGGCTTTTGAAGAATGGAAAACCCTACAAACACACGCTGAAACGAACAGAACAGCCCCGTTAGACATCCATCGCTGGGTCTTTGGAACATTAGAACCGGGCAAGTTCTTGTCTGAAAGCGAGAAAACAGAACTTCCCTCCGTCGCTACGAAAGCTCCGGAAGTGACAGATTCCAAAGATTCTACCAAACAAAATCAACCAAAAGATCCGCCGCCAACCACTGAAAAACAGACTGTGGAAACGCCCCTCCCCAAACAAGAAAGCTGGTCTTTTAATACATTACAAGAATTTTTTATCCGAACTGACTCGCAGACTGCGGACTCGGATTCCAGGCAATACTCCGAAAAAATCAGCAAGCTGAAACAACTTTCAGCACAGGACTCAATTGCTGGCTGGAACGCAACGATTTTATGGGCCACCATTTCTCCCCAATCAGCAACCGAAACCATCCCGACTCTGGAAAAAATCGTTTTCGAACATCCAACCTCTGATCCATCAAAGAAAAAGACACCTCAGAATCAACAACACAAACAGCCGATTGACTTTTTCTCATTCCAAGAGACCGAGAAACCCGTCCCGGACAAATCCAAACCGAAGTTGACTGCACTCTCGCCTGCCATGAAACATGCAGCCATCAATGGCCTCTCGCTGGTACTATCCCAAGCGGATGCCATTCCCCTCGACACAAAACACAGATTAACACAAGCATTGCAGCGCCCCGACATCTCAATGGAACTCCGCAACGAATTATATTGCGGTTTAGCAAGATTTATCTCACCAGCAAATATTCCAACATTAGAACAATCCCTGGACGTTGGTGACAACAAGAGACGTCTTCCCAAAACATTACGACGGACAGCCATGGATGCCTGCATCATTCATGGACTCTGGTTTTATGCCGATCTGAACCAATTTTCGACTGCCGGTCGCTCACAGCAAGAATCTAGAGAATATGAGGCTTCCGTCTGGCCTGAAAATATCACCCAGGTTCGCTGGGATTCTGATTCTCGGATGCGCACCAATTTTGGCTATTGGGCTGCCGTAGTCCGTCATCCGGATGCGGAAGCGATTTTGATATCACAGTTAAAAGATGCTGACCATCTGGTTCAAAATCAAGCCATAGAGCACCTGGGACTTCTCGGAACGGACACAGCACTTCAACAGCTGGAAGAACAGGCAAAGCGTCCTCAGGAAAGCGCCCGGATCTCAGCAGCCATTGGATTGACTCCCTGGGGAGCGCCCTACCTGGCTCCACTCAGCAAAGACGCTTCGGCATCGGTACGGCTCGCGGCGGCCAAAGGTCTGGGACAATCCCCTTCGCCCGAAGCAGCGCTTTTATTGCGATCGCTCTTGAATGACCGTAGCACGAATGTGCAAAATGCGGTCATTGATTCCATCAGCCAATGGCCTGATGAACTTGCCATCCCACTGCTCCTGGAAGGGATTCAGGAAAGCGTTTATAAAACACGGCGAAAAAGTATTCTCCAGTTAACGAACCGTACAGGTACAAGCGGTTCCATTTCAATCGAAGCTCCCAAGGCTGATCGTATTGCCGCTGTCAGAGAACTGATTCAATCACAACAACTCCCAGCCGGCTTGTGGAATCAGCTCTTACAAACGGGCCTGCAAAAATCGGGGGAAGTGAATCAAACTCGCGTTGCAGAAATCCAGGCCTACTTTCAAAAGCTCATCAACCAGCCCAAAGAATCAAGTCAGTATCAAATTGCGTTTCAAGAACTCGCAAATATCTCTCATGACGAACTGGGAATCCTGGAGAAATTGATCCTGGAAACATCTATTGAACTTCCCGATCAGATTTACACCGATCTGCTTCCTGAACTGCATTCGAATTATGCTGCCTTAAATCAACTAAAGAGTGCGCATGTCACGGATCGCAGGAAAGGCGCCCAACAACTCTTACTGAACTCTCAAAACGTGTCCTTAAGCCCTGTGGTTATAAAACGTCTCCGAAAGCTGTTGACTCATGAGCAGGATCGCCTTGTCTGGCGGATTGTGATGTCAGCGATTTCAAAAGACAATTATGACGAGTCGGCTCAACTTGCATTGCTGGCAGTCAACCATAACTGGTCTGACATCAGAATCCTCGGGTGTGAGTACTTTGGTAGACACGGTTTGCCACAATTTGCAATCTGGCTACTCCCTCTACTCGATGATAAGAATGAATCCGTCCAACTCGCGGCCATCAAAGCCATTGGCCATTGCCATAATCCGATTGCCATCAATGGTATTCAAAACGCGACACAGAACCAGCAACCTGCACCGTCTCTGCGATCAAAACTGACGCATTCCAATCAAAGTGTCCGTTTTGAAACGGTCGCCGCCCTGAGTCGCCTGGGTGATATTGAAGGCATGCAGGAACTAGTGCGACTATCAAACGATACTCGCAATTCCATTCGCATTGATGCGGTCCGTGAAATGGGAAATTCCGGCCAAACACGATTTGTCGAACCTCTGATTCAACAGGCATGGACGGAACGCAATCTTCTCGCCCTCAAAGAAATTTTAAGCAGTTTAGACAAACTGGTTCCTGCTTCTGAGCAACCTATCGAGTTGAAGTCACAGTTGCAGCACTTTGAACAAGCAAAAATCTGGATGAATTGGTGGCAAACTCATCACTCAGGCCCCTCTACAAGACTGTTTACAGGCCGTTAAGTATGAAATCTTGTTTTTGAGGTACTTGAAGCCTGTTCTCTCTCCCTGGATAACAGTATTATGGGCAGAAATCATAAGATTTCTGTACCCATCGAATGTTTTATTCACTGCGGAATTACTACATGACGAACTACCACGACGACTTTCAATTGGAATGGCATGGAAACACAGTCGTAATCATTCCCGCCAGTAATGTCGAGTCAATGAGTTGGGACCTGATTGAACAGGCAGCCGACATCGTAATGGCTCCGTTACAGGAAGTAGAAATTCCCATGGTCGTTTTTGACTTGAGTGATGTCAGCTACTTCGGTTCTGTATTTCTCGCCCTCTTATTACGATGCCATAAACATGTTCGGAGTCGAGGCGGGGAATTAGTTTTATGTGGCGCCAGTAAAATGGCAAATGAGTTACTGAGAATCACTGCGTTAGACACACTTTGGGCGATTTATGAAACCAGAGATGAAGCTCTGGATGCCTTGATGGGTTAGATCAGATCAAGAGTTCTATCAAACAACTCGACCAGTTGTGTTAAAGGATTAATAGTTCATGTCGAGGAAATATCGAAAAACGCGGCCCAGCGTCTCTGAGTCTGATGTACTCCCTACCGAGCACAGCCCCGAGCTTTATCCGTTCGATTCCATCGTCGCCAGCATCAAAGAAACCGCCGATAAACTGCAACAAGATCAGGCTACCCGTGGCGATCTCAAGATCCTGGACCGTGCCCTGAAAGAACTCAGATACGCGTTTAAAGTATTCACCCCCTATCGCAAGCAGCGCAAAGTCACCGTTTTCGGATCTGCCAGAACTCTGCCCGATGACCCTGCCTACCAGCAGGCGCTTCAATTCGGTCGCCGCATGGCCGAAGAAAAATGGATGACTGTAACCGGTGCCGGTCCGGGAATCATGGAAGCAGCCCATGTCGGTGCGGGCACCGATATGTCCATGGGTGTCAACATTGTACTGCCCTTCGAACAGGAGCCGAATTACGTCATTCATAAAGACGAAAAGCTGGTCAACCTGAACTACTTCTTCACCCGCAAACTGCTTTTCGTGAAAGAAGTCCACGCCATCGTTTGCTGTGCCGGTGGTTTTGGCACGTTAGACGAAGCCTTCGAAACACTCACCCTGGTCCAAACCGGAAAACGCGATCCGATGCCCATCGTTCTTTTAGATGTTCCAGGAGGGACCTATTGGAAAGAATGGGAGTTATTCCTGAAAAACAATCTGTTAAAACAGGAGTTGATCTCAGAGGAAGATTTATCTCTGTTTTATGTCACAGATAACATTGAGGATGCCGTCGATGAAGTCATCGGCTTTTACAGCGTCTACAACAGTATGCGATATGTCAAAGGCCGACTGGTACTGCGGCTACATGTTGAACCCAGCAATCAATTTGTTGAACAGTTGAATAATGAATTCAAAGATATCCTGGAATCAGGTATCATCACCAAAGTCGAAACACATGAGCTGGAAAAAGACGACGACCATTTAGCCGACCTGCCTCGAATTTCTTTGCTATTCAACCGGAAAAATCTGGGACGACTGCGGCAAATGATTGATCGCATCAACGACGAACTTGCGCCCAAAAACGACGAAGAAGATGCAGAGTAAGCCAGTTCATTGCCCGAGCATGCT
This genomic interval from Gimesia alba contains the following:
- a CDS encoding LOG family protein: MSRKYRKTRPSVSESDVLPTEHSPELYPFDSIVASIKETADKLQQDQATRGDLKILDRALKELRYAFKVFTPYRKQRKVTVFGSARTLPDDPAYQQALQFGRRMAEEKWMTVTGAGPGIMEAAHVGAGTDMSMGVNIVLPFEQEPNYVIHKDEKLVNLNYFFTRKLLFVKEVHAIVCCAGGFGTLDEAFETLTLVQTGKRDPMPIVLLDVPGGTYWKEWELFLKNNLLKQELISEEDLSLFYVTDNIEDAVDEVIGFYSVYNSMRYVKGRLVLRLHVEPSNQFVEQLNNEFKDILESGIITKVETHELEKDDDHLADLPRISLLFNRKNLGRLRQMIDRINDELAPKNDEEDAE
- a CDS encoding HEAT repeat domain-containing protein — protein: MPIPFKEKKTPAVSEELKGLQIYLSKDLWSRNDHWSAFEEWKTLQTHAETNRTAPLDIHRWVFGTLEPGKFLSESEKTELPSVATKAPEVTDSKDSTKQNQPKDPPPTTEKQTVETPLPKQESWSFNTLQEFFIRTDSQTADSDSRQYSEKISKLKQLSAQDSIAGWNATILWATISPQSATETIPTLEKIVFEHPTSDPSKKKTPQNQQHKQPIDFFSFQETEKPVPDKSKPKLTALSPAMKHAAINGLSLVLSQADAIPLDTKHRLTQALQRPDISMELRNELYCGLARFISPANIPTLEQSLDVGDNKRRLPKTLRRTAMDACIIHGLWFYADLNQFSTAGRSQQESREYEASVWPENITQVRWDSDSRMRTNFGYWAAVVRHPDAEAILISQLKDADHLVQNQAIEHLGLLGTDTALQQLEEQAKRPQESARISAAIGLTPWGAPYLAPLSKDASASVRLAAAKGLGQSPSPEAALLLRSLLNDRSTNVQNAVIDSISQWPDELAIPLLLEGIQESVYKTRRKSILQLTNRTGTSGSISIEAPKADRIAAVRELIQSQQLPAGLWNQLLQTGLQKSGEVNQTRVAEIQAYFQKLINQPKESSQYQIAFQELANISHDELGILEKLILETSIELPDQIYTDLLPELHSNYAALNQLKSAHVTDRRKGAQQLLLNSQNVSLSPVVIKRLRKLLTHEQDRLVWRIVMSAISKDNYDESAQLALLAVNHNWSDIRILGCEYFGRHGLPQFAIWLLPLLDDKNESVQLAAIKAIGHCHNPIAINGIQNATQNQQPAPSLRSKLTHSNQSVRFETVAALSRLGDIEGMQELVRLSNDTRNSIRIDAVREMGNSGQTRFVEPLIQQAWTERNLLALKEILSSLDKLVPASEQPIELKSQLQHFEQAKIWMNWWQTHHSGPSTRLFTGR
- a CDS encoding STAS domain-containing protein; translation: MTNYHDDFQLEWHGNTVVIIPASNVESMSWDLIEQAADIVMAPLQEVEIPMVVFDLSDVSYFGSVFLALLLRCHKHVRSRGGELVLCGASKMANELLRITALDTLWAIYETRDEALDALMG